One part of the Arabidopsis thaliana chromosome 1 sequence genome encodes these proteins:
- a CDS encoding Mannose-binding lectin superfamily protein (Mannose-binding lectin superfamily protein; CONTAINS InterPro DOMAIN/s: Mannose-binding lectin (InterPro:IPR001229); BEST Arabidopsis thaliana protein match is: Mannose-binding lectin superfamily protein (TAIR:AT1G05760.1); Has 502 Blast hits to 381 proteins in 24 species: Archae - 0; Bacteria - 0; Metazoa - 0; Fungi - 0; Plants - 502; Viruses - 0; Other Eukaryotes - 0 (source: NCBI BLink).), with amino-acid sequence MEGKIKIGPVGTDYSGKKTMVDWDEGSHNGIISQIFLSHGPTGVFSIQFQFMLDDTFFLSSCHGQNTGSMFDVILLNCPHEYITGISGEYLKSDGASGPQIRSLAFATNLNQYGPFGGSSSQSSIWNHEQQFRFKLGKFRQFSGFYGTYNASGLQNIGVYLQPTIVKPTGTRNAEETESNIVLG; translated from the exons atggaagggAAAATCAAGATAGGACCAGTGGGAACGGATTATTCAGGTAAGAAAACAATGGTCGATTGGGATGAAGGAAGTCACAATGGAATCATCTCTCAAATATTTCTATCTCATGGTCCCACCGGTGTTTTCTCTATCCAGTTCCAGTTCATGCTCGACGATACATTTTTCTTATCCTCCTGCCACGGTCAGAATACTGGCAGCATGTTTGACGTT ATACTTTTGAACTGCCCACATGAGTACATAACAGGAATTAGTGGAGAGTATCTCAAGTCCGATGGCGCTAGCGGCCCTCAGATAAGGTCTCTTGCATTTGCTACCAACCTTAATCAGTACGGTCCTTTTGGCGGCTCGAGCTCTCAGTCTTCGATTTGGAATCACGAACAACAGTTCAGATTCAAACTAGGGAAATTTCGCCAGTTCAGCGGTTTCTATGGGACATATAATGCCTCGGGACTACAAAATATCGGTGTTTATCTCCAACCAACAATTGTTAAACCTACCGGTACACGCAATGCAGAGGAAACTGAGTCAAACATTGTTTTGGGTTAA